Genomic window (Prosthecochloris aestuarii DSM 271):
CAGTCAACCTGCATATCGAGCTCGAAGAAAAACTGGCCGACTACTTTGAAAAAGAGCGCTGCCTGCTCTTCAGCACAGGATACCAGACCGGTCAGGGCGTTATCCCGACCCTGGTCCAGCGAGGGGAATATGTCGTTTCCGACAAGGACAATCACGCAAGTCTTGTTGCAGCATCGATTATGGCGGTCGGACAGTCCGCAAAATTTGTACGCTACGGCCATAATTCGATGGAAGACCTTGAAAGGGTCCTGCAGACAATCCCGGAAAGCGCAGGCAAACTGATCGTTTCTGACGGTGTATTCTCTGTATCCGGCGAAATTGTCGATCTGGAACAGCTTGTGGCACTGGCAAAAAAATATCACGCCAGAATTCTCATTGACGACGCCCATGCAGTAGGCGTCATCGGCCGCGACGGAAGAGGCACCCCTTCGGAATTCGATCTTGTCGACGATGTCGATCTCATCATGGGCACCTTCTCAAAAACATTCGGTTCGCTTGGCGGCTACGTCGTTGGCGAACGCTCCGTCATCAACTATATCAAGCACAACGCCTCATCGCTCATTTTCAGCGCCTCGCCGACCCCGGCCAGTGTCGCGGCGGTACTGGCATCGCTTGAAATTCTCAAAAACGAGCCCGAGCTGATGGAGCGACTCATCCGCAATACCGACTATGTCCGCCAGGGACTCAAAAATGCCGGTTTCAAGCTCATGCCATCGCGCACCGCGATCGTTTCGGTCATCATCGGCGACCAGATGAAAACGCTGGTCTTCTGGAAAAAGCTCTTCGACGCAGGCGTCTACGTCAACGCCTTTATCCGCCCTGGAGTCATGCCCGGCCACGAAGCGCTGCGAACCAGCTTCATGGCCACCCACGAAACCGAGCATCTCGACAAGGTAATCACCGAATTCTGCACCATCGGCAAAGAGCTTGGCATCATCTGAATGAACCCGCTCAGGTGAGTGAATCGCTTGCAAAAGACAAAAAATCTATCAGAATTACAGCAATTATTGCAGTTATTCGAAAATTCTGATAGATTTTACCTTTATGCAACACAAATCCTTCCGGCACTCTCAGTTGCGGAATGATACCTTACACTCACCTAACTCACAGACGTCCATGGAAACCAGGTATTTTAGCATGTTCCCCCCTGTACGTTCTCTCCTTACCGCACTCATTCTGACCATTCTGTTTCTGCCTTTGCAGGCGCATGCCGCAGGCGGACTGAAGGGTTCAGTGACCGACAAAACAGATGGCGAACCGGTTATCGGCGCATCGGTCATGCTGGAAAACACCACACTCGGTGCAGCATCGGACTTTGACGGCAACTATGCCATCCAGAACATCCCGGCCGGCACCTACAATCTGAAAATCACCGGCATAGGGTACGCTCAGCAGACAAAAAACATCACCATCGCAGACGGCCAGACAGCAACGCTGAACCTGCAACTCGGCCAGACCACCATCATGGCCTCTGAAGTCATCATCGGTGCGGCACTCTATGAGCAGGACAGGCTCGATGTGCCGGTCACGACTTCGGTTGTCACAACCGAGGAGATCCGTGAAGAACCGAACCCATCGCTCGATCAGGTCATCGAAAACATTCCCGGCGTCAACGTCACCCGTTCAGCCGGCTACAGTGCAGCAACGGTGCAGATTCGCGGCTCAAACACCTTCCAGGGCGGAGGCATCGGCACCCGCGTCAATGCCTTTTATGACGGTTTTCCCATCAACTCACCTGAAACCGGTGGTATTGTCTGGACCAACGTCAACATGAACGCCGCAGACAAGGTCGAGGTCGTCAAAGGCGCAGCCTCAACCCTCTACGGATCAGCCGCAATGGGCGGCGTCGTCAACGTCTTCGGCAGTCTGCCAGACAAATTCGAAGTGAAAGGCGGCGCAAGCCTCGGCTTCTACGATGCCACTCCGGACAGCGACCAGAGCGTCTATCGCGATGGCTACACACCCTGGCTCTGGAACACCTACATCGGCATCGGTGACAAAACAGACAAGTTCAACTACAACCTCCTCTACACCCACAGTGAAGACGACGGCTACCGCGACAACTCTCAGACCCAGCTGAACGACATCAAGTTCAAGGCCCGATATGATATCGATGCCAGCCAGTACCTGCAGCTGACATCGTATTACAATGAAACCGAAGCAGGGTATGTAAGCACATGGCCTTACGATCTTGAACTTTCACCTTCTTTCACGACAATTTATACACCCTATCCGGAAAGAGCTTACGACCTTGCTGATGACGTGTATACCGATGATATTGTAAAACGCAAAAATATGCTTGTTGGACTCAACTATGTCAACCTGCTCACCGACAACCTGAGTCTGGACTCACGGGTATACTACACCAGGAACGAATACAGAATCGACTACAATCCCACTGATACCGCACAAGTATACGGATTCAGTTTTCCTGTTCCTTTTCCGCCATTCGTCTATACACTCAATGTATACGACAAAGACCCCGGTGAATACAATGAAAACAAGACCGACAGATATGGAGCAGGCCTGAAACTCGACTGGCGTGCCAGCGAACAGCACCGCCTGCTGTTCGGGATAGACGGTAACATTGTCGACCTGGCCTCAACTCAATACCGTCCGGATATGCCTGTACCAGGAGAACTCGGTGACGTTCAGGAAAAAAATATCGCTCTGTTCGTTCAGGATGAATTCAAAATGACTGACCGTCTCACGGCCCTGCTCTCTCTGCGTTACGACTGGAGCGGCATCGATGCGGATGAAGTATCGTATACCGACTATACAAGCGAGGCAGACACAACGGTAACGGCGGCAATCGAAAACAAGTCAGTCGATGCGATCAGCCCGCGCCTTGCGCTGAATTTCAAGGCTGCCGATGATCTTTCTTTCCGGGCATCCGTTGGTAAGAGTTTCAGGGCCCCAACCCTTTCAGAACGATTCGTTCGCGATGCCGGCCTGTTTGTCGGCAACCCGAATCCCGCCCTGGATAAAGAAACCATGACCGGATACGAGGTCGGCTTCTTCAAAAACTTCGGGGACAAGGTATCGCTTGACGTCGCCGGCTACATCAACGATTACGACAACCTGATCGAATCGAGAAACATCAATCCGTCAGGCTTTCCGATTATTTTCCTCTATGAAAACATTGCAAAGGCACGCATCTGGGGTATTGAGACCAGCCTGAACATCCGCCCGACCACCGCACTCAATTTCGGACTCGGCTATTCCTACATGAACGCCAAGGACAAGAGTTCGGACGGCGGCGCACTGGCAAGTTCGCAGAACCCTGAGCCGGACTGGCTGGCTTATCGCCCGGAACACACCGCATCAGTCAGCGCCACATGGCATCCAACGAACCGCCTTGCGCTGAACACGAACGGCAGATATGTAAGCCAGTACAAGTCAGTCAGCACGTACTCCAACCTCGAACGCGAAAACTATCCCGGCGACTTCATCGTCTTCAACGCGGGCGCGAAGTACCAGGCTACGGATAACATGAAAGTCTCCTTCCTCTGCAAGAACATTACCAACGAGCAGTACGAGGAAGCTGAATGGTTCCGCGCTCCGGGAAGAAGTTTTATTCTCGGATTTGATTTCGTCTATTAAAGAACTCTGGAAATATTTCCTGCAGTTTACAGAAGAGCCCCTTATATTCAGGGGCTTTTCTGTTTTCAGGATCTGCCTCAGGTTGTCAGACTCGCAAGGGGAAACTCACCGGACAATTTTGGAGGTCTCCTTTAGTATTCACCAAAGTATTATTACATTTCGTATTCGCGAATTACATTTTCCAACGCTGATCTTACGTTTTCCTATGCATGATAAAATCAAAATTGCAGCCATCGTCGGGATGGAACAGTGCAATCTGCGGGT
Coding sequences:
- a CDS encoding TonB-dependent receptor; amino-acid sequence: METRYFSMFPPVRSLLTALILTILFLPLQAHAAGGLKGSVTDKTDGEPVIGASVMLENTTLGAASDFDGNYAIQNIPAGTYNLKITGIGYAQQTKNITIADGQTATLNLQLGQTTIMASEVIIGAALYEQDRLDVPVTTSVVTTEEIREEPNPSLDQVIENIPGVNVTRSAGYSAATVQIRGSNTFQGGGIGTRVNAFYDGFPINSPETGGIVWTNVNMNAADKVEVVKGAASTLYGSAAMGGVVNVFGSLPDKFEVKGGASLGFYDATPDSDQSVYRDGYTPWLWNTYIGIGDKTDKFNYNLLYTHSEDDGYRDNSQTQLNDIKFKARYDIDASQYLQLTSYYNETEAGYVSTWPYDLELSPSFTTIYTPYPERAYDLADDVYTDDIVKRKNMLVGLNYVNLLTDNLSLDSRVYYTRNEYRIDYNPTDTAQVYGFSFPVPFPPFVYTLNVYDKDPGEYNENKTDRYGAGLKLDWRASEQHRLLFGIDGNIVDLASTQYRPDMPVPGELGDVQEKNIALFVQDEFKMTDRLTALLSLRYDWSGIDADEVSYTDYTSEADTTVTAAIENKSVDAISPRLALNFKAADDLSFRASVGKSFRAPTLSERFVRDAGLFVGNPNPALDKETMTGYEVGFFKNFGDKVSLDVAGYINDYDNLIESRNINPSGFPIIFLYENIAKARIWGIETSLNIRPTTALNFGLGYSYMNAKDKSSDGGALASSQNPEPDWLAYRPEHTASVSATWHPTNRLALNTNGRYVSQYKSVSTYSNLERENYPGDFIVFNAGAKYQATDNMKVSFLCKNITNEQYEEAEWFRAPGRSFILGFDFVY
- a CDS encoding aminotransferase class I/II-fold pyridoxal phosphate-dependent enzyme — translated: MNKPKDLFKKCYDFTLADDVKAQGIYPFFHPIDETEGPVVSFDGKQLIMAGSNNYLGLTSDSRVKDASIKAIKKYGTSCSGSRYMTGTVNLHIELEEKLADYFEKERCLLFSTGYQTGQGVIPTLVQRGEYVVSDKDNHASLVAASIMAVGQSAKFVRYGHNSMEDLERVLQTIPESAGKLIVSDGVFSVSGEIVDLEQLVALAKKYHARILIDDAHAVGVIGRDGRGTPSEFDLVDDVDLIMGTFSKTFGSLGGYVVGERSVINYIKHNASSLIFSASPTPASVAAVLASLEILKNEPELMERLIRNTDYVRQGLKNAGFKLMPSRTAIVSVIIGDQMKTLVFWKKLFDAGVYVNAFIRPGVMPGHEALRTSFMATHETEHLDKVITEFCTIGKELGII